CATCTATGAGACACTGCTCCAGGCTGCCCTGGATCAAAAAATATGCAGGGGGGTATACAGATCATTCAGGCTGCAGGAAGACAGGGAAATGGAATTCACAGTACTCTGTTTTTTTGAATGGAATTATGGTTTGTACTGCTTCATCCGGCGACGGGAGGATGGAGAATTGAGAACCATGGCTCTGGAACGATTTGTATCGGCCGTTTTAACAGACATACCCGGAGGGAAAGAGAAGGATTTTCATCCTGAGGCCCTCCTGGAACAAGCCTGGGCATTAAACACGGATGACCCCCTGGAAGTGAAAATACACTTTTCCCCTTCGGCCGCACCCTATATAAAAGAGAGGGAATGGAGCAGCAGTCAGAAGATCGAACTCCACATCGATGGCTCTCTCACCCTCAGTATGAAGACTTCGGGACGCCGGGATATTAAAAGCTGGGTTCAATCCTTTGGAAAAGAGGCCTTTCTGCTCGAGCCGAAAGATTTGAAAAAAGAGTTACAGAAGGAGCTGGAAGAACAGATTTCCGGCTATAAAGAATCAACATTATAAAGAAAATCAGGGTATAATCAATTCCTATGCACCGAATATGTACTGAAGAAAAAGTCATTCATATACAGGGTCATCCCGTCAGGCTTCAGAAAAAGAATATGAAGAGCCTCCGGTTGAGGCTGATTCCTC
This Oceanispirochaeta sp. DNA region includes the following protein-coding sequences:
- a CDS encoding YafY family protein, producing MAAAKNLIQFMKAFELLSRPGGISIKELQEKLGLSRRSVYRLFESMEELGYPLVDRPLDGKTKNWGLMEEYITSRPSGRIPRLSLNTKETMILYQILSRQTPLYESGMKQTIGALRNRLEQFYLENTRAGKVERFKDIFVSIPGQYKHLDGKEIIYETLLQAALDQKICRGVYRSFRLQEDREMEFTVLCFFEWNYGLYCFIRRREDGELRTMALERFVSAVLTDIPGGKEKDFHPEALLEQAWALNTDDPLEVKIHFSPSAAPYIKEREWSSSQKIELHIDGSLTLSMKTSGRRDIKSWVQSFGKEAFLLEPKDLKKELQKELEEQISGYKESTL